The Deltaproteobacteria bacterium genome contains the following window.
TTCGATCCTACAAGACGTTAGGCGCCGGCTTGCGCATCCATCGGGGAGCGGCTATTGTCCATCAGGCTTGCCCCAGGTTCCTCAAGCGTTTCCACGGAGGTGTTCCATGGCGGACTCGAACGTGTCGACAGCGGTTTCCACCGCCGACGTCGTGTTTGTCGGTGGTCCCATCGTGACAGTCAACTCCCGGGACGATGTGGCCGAGGCACTGGCGGTCCGCGGCAGCAACATCCTGCGGGTAGGTGACCGCGCCTACGTCGAGCAGACCGTCGGGCGCGACACCGAGGTGGTGGATCTCAAGGGGCGGGCGCTGACCCCCGGTTTCATCGACAACCACATCCACATGACCAACGGTCCCCAGCGCCACTGGGTGGACTGTACCTACGCCGCCTGCCCGTCCATCGCCGACATCGTCGAGAGGATCAGGGAGCGGACCGCGAAGGCCAAGCCGGGCGACTGGATCCTGGGCCGGGGCTTCCAGGCGACGCGTCTCACCGACCGGCGCAACCCCAACCGTTTCGACCTCGATCCCGTATCGCCCGACAACCCGGTGGGCATCGCCAACCGCGAGTCCATGGGGTGGACCTTCAATACCCAGGGGTTGCGGCGCATGGGGGTCCAGGACGATACCCCCGACCCCGCCGGCGGCCCCATGGAACGGGACGATCAGGACCGTCCTCTGGGTCCCATGTGGGACAACACGCGCACGGTGTTCATCACCCCCAACCTGCCCCAGTGGGACGTGGACGACATGATGGACGGCTATCGCTGGATGGCGAGTGAGCTGAACCGCAACGGCGTCACCACGGCGTTCGAGGCCGCCATCCGCAACCGCAGGGACACGGTGGGCTGGCAGCGGCTGCACCGCCAGGCGCCGCCGAGCCTCCAGGTGGTCATGGGCCCGTACCCGGTGCACGGCGAGGGATGGGACCTCGAGGGCACCGCCGGCAAGATCTTTGAGACCGGCTTCGCCACCAACTACGGCACGGAGTGGCTCAAGCTCGGGGCGCTCCAGGTCGGCATCGACGGCGGCGTCATCGGCCAGACCGCGGCCCTGTTCGAACCCTACAGCAACGACCCCGCGGGCAAGAAGCTCGGCAGCTTCCGCATCACCCAGGAGGTGGCCGACGACTTCATGGCCCAGTGCCAGGCCAGCGACTGGCAGGCCGGGCTCATCTGCCACGGCGACCATGGCATCCACCGGTCGCTGGAGGCCATCGCCAACGGCCGCGCCCAGGTGGCGGCGCACGACCTGCGCCACCGGCTGGAGCACGCCTACCTGTGGAACCCGCGGGTCATGGACCGCATGGCGGAGTTGGGCATCATCTGGAACACGCAGCCGCCGATCCTGGAGAGCATCGGCAGCGAGGGCATCCACGGGCAGTGGGGCGACCGCGCGCGCTACGCGTTCCCGTTCAAGTCCCTGACCGACCGGGGCGTCATCATCTCCGGCGGCTCCGACTGGCCGGTGGGCATGTACAATCCGTTGCAGGGCATCGACATCCTGGTGAACCACCGCTTCGGACCCGAGGAAGGCGGCGAGGTGCTCAACGCGGACGAGGGCGTGAGCGTGCTGCAGGCGATTCGCATCTACACCTACAACTGCGCCTACACGTCGTTCGACGAGACCCGCACGGGTTCCCTGGAAGAAGGCAAGAGAGCCGACCTAGCGGTGCTCTCGGAGGACATTCTCGGGGTGGCGCCGACCGCGATAAGGGACATCAAGGTCGACCGCACCTACGTGGACGGGCGCCTGGTGTTCGAACGGGCGTAGTTCCGCGTCCGGCGGCGACCCGGAGGCCCGGCAGCCTGCGCCGCAGACGCCACAGGGCGGGTATCGAACCCGCCCGCGTCCGCGCCGCGCCGGCGGCGATACGGGTATTCGGGGAGGCGTTTCGGCGGTTGGCCGGGCAGTGAAGACAGGAGGAAATCATGGCGCTGGCACTCGTGGGCGCCCGCATCATGACCGCGTCCAACGGCGCGATCGACGAGGGCACCCTGCTGATCGAAGGGCGGACCATCGCGGCCGTCGGCGCCGGCGTTCCCACGCCCGAGGGCGCCGAGGTCTGGGACGTGAGCGGTAAGGTCCTCATTCCGGGGATGATCGACGCCCACACCCACCTGGGGCTGTGCCAGGACGGGGTGGGGGCGAGCCAAAGCGATGAGGACGAAGTGGGCGACCCCGTGGTGCCGCACCTGCGCGCCCTGGACGCCATCAACCCCGAGGACGTCGCGTTCCAGGACGCCCTCAGGGGCGGCGTCACCACGGTGGGCGTGATGCCCGGCAGCTACAACGTCATCTGCGGCCAGCCGGCCGCGGTGAAGGTGGTGGGGCGCACGCTGGAGGAGATGCTGGTGCGCGCCCCGGTGGGCATGAAGATCGCCTTCGGCGAACGCCCGAAGCAGGTGTACGGCGGCATGAAGAAGAGCCCGATGACGCGCATGGGCATCGCCGCCATCCTGCGGGAGGGGCTGGTCCGGGCGCAGCACTACGCCGCCAACGGGGACGGCTCGCGGGACCTGCGGCAGGAAGCCATGGTCCCGGTGGTGCGCAAACAGATCCCGCTGCGCGCCCATGCGCACCGGGCCGACGACATCATGACCGCCATCCGCATCGCGCAGGAGTTCGACCTCGACCTGATCATCGAGCACGGCACCGACGGGTACAAGGTGGCCGGGGAACTGGCGGAAGCCGGCGTCGGGGTGGTCCATGGGCCGTGGCTCAAGACCCGCGGCAACCTAGAGCAGTCGGGACGCAGTCCGCATTCGCCGCGCATGCTCATCGAGAGCGGCGTGCTCACGGCCTTTTCCACCGACCACCCGGTGATCCCCATCCAGAACCACCGGATGCAGGGCATGACCGCGGTGGACCACGGGGTGAGCCCCAACGAGGCGCTCAAGGCGCTGACCCTCAACTCCGCGCGGCTCATGGGCATCGACGAGCGGGTGGGAAGCCTGGAGACGGGCAAGGACGCGGACGTGGTGGTGCTGTCGGGTTCGCCCTTTGACGCGGCGACACGGGTGGAAGGCGTCATCGTGAACGGGAGCATTGGCTGGAAAAGCGAGCCGGCGCGCATGTGAGGGCCGCCGGCGAGGGAGAAGAGACATGAAACTTCAGAAAGCGTTCATTTGCACGGCATCCATCGTTTTCGCAATCCTCTTCGCGGCCGCGGCCGTCCACGCGCAGGCCATGAAGATCACCACCGCGGAGGTGGCCTATGTCACGGGCAACGACAAGGTCAAGGGCTACCTCGCCAAGCCCGCGGACAAGAAGGCGCGTCCCGGCCTGATCCTTATCCACGAGTGGTGGGGCCTCAACGACAACATCCGGGAGAACGCGCGTGCGTTCGCCGAGCTGGGCTACGTGGCCCTGGCGGTGGACCTCTACGACGGCGAGATGGCGACGACGCCGGACGGTGCCCGCAAGCTGGCGGGAAGCGTGCGCAAGAACACGGACGCGGCGTTCGCCAACCTGAAGCAGGCCGTGAGCTACCTGAGCGGCCTCAAGGGGGAGGTGGACCCGGCGCGCATCGCCTCGGTGGGCTGGTGCTTCGGCGGCGGCTGGTCCTACCAGATGGCCAAGAACGACCTCGGCGTGAAGGCGTCGGTCATCTACTACGGCCGCTTCAACCCCGCCGACGACCTGAGCCGCATGCGCGCCACGATCCTCGGACA
Protein-coding sequences here:
- a CDS encoding amidohydrolase — encoded protein: MADSNVSTAVSTADVVFVGGPIVTVNSRDDVAEALAVRGSNILRVGDRAYVEQTVGRDTEVVDLKGRALTPGFIDNHIHMTNGPQRHWVDCTYAACPSIADIVERIRERTAKAKPGDWILGRGFQATRLTDRRNPNRFDLDPVSPDNPVGIANRESMGWTFNTQGLRRMGVQDDTPDPAGGPMERDDQDRPLGPMWDNTRTVFITPNLPQWDVDDMMDGYRWMASELNRNGVTTAFEAAIRNRRDTVGWQRLHRQAPPSLQVVMGPYPVHGEGWDLEGTAGKIFETGFATNYGTEWLKLGALQVGIDGGVIGQTAALFEPYSNDPAGKKLGSFRITQEVADDFMAQCQASDWQAGLICHGDHGIHRSLEAIANGRAQVAAHDLRHRLEHAYLWNPRVMDRMAELGIIWNTQPPILESIGSEGIHGQWGDRARYAFPFKSLTDRGVIISGGSDWPVGMYNPLQGIDILVNHRFGPEEGGEVLNADEGVSVLQAIRIYTYNCAYTSFDETRTGSLEEGKRADLAVLSEDILGVAPTAIRDIKVDRTYVDGRLVFERA
- a CDS encoding amidohydrolase, which codes for MALALVGARIMTASNGAIDEGTLLIEGRTIAAVGAGVPTPEGAEVWDVSGKVLIPGMIDAHTHLGLCQDGVGASQSDEDEVGDPVVPHLRALDAINPEDVAFQDALRGGVTTVGVMPGSYNVICGQPAAVKVVGRTLEEMLVRAPVGMKIAFGERPKQVYGGMKKSPMTRMGIAAILREGLVRAQHYAANGDGSRDLRQEAMVPVVRKQIPLRAHAHRADDIMTAIRIAQEFDLDLIIEHGTDGYKVAGELAEAGVGVVHGPWLKTRGNLEQSGRSPHSPRMLIESGVLTAFSTDHPVIPIQNHRMQGMTAVDHGVSPNEALKALTLNSARLMGIDERVGSLETGKDADVVVLSGSPFDAATRVEGVIVNGSIGWKSEPARM
- a CDS encoding dienelactone hydrolase family protein — its product is MKLQKAFICTASIVFAILFAAAAVHAQAMKITTAEVAYVTGNDKVKGYLAKPADKKARPGLILIHEWWGLNDNIRENARAFAELGYVALAVDLYDGEMATTPDGARKLAGSVRKNTDAAFANLKQAVSYLSGLKGEVDPARIASVGWCFGGGWSYQMAKNDLGVKASVIYYGRFNPADDLSRMRATILGHFGETDRGIKVDNVREFQAKLKTLKGDHMVFIYPNAGHAFANADSRNYDKTAAETAWKRTMEFFQKHL